The genomic window TCCTCTATTAACAACATAAGGAATAATATTTGCCTCAATATAGGAAAATACCTTTGTATCTCTAAAAAAGGAGGTCATTCCCAAAAGCAGAGAGAAAAATAATTTAACCTTAAGTTCGTCATTTTCCTTCAATAAGGAAATATAAGAGTGTATATCCTTCAAGTTCAAATTCTCTATGTTCTGCTTAATCCTTCTATTAATTGAGTTCTTCTTATAGTTAGCAAAATCAACATTAAACTTCTTGTATAGTATGGAAAATATATTTTCTAGACTGTCATAATTCTGGTAATCTAACTGTGTATCTCTTTCTTTTATGCTTTTCTTATACATCACAGGATCCTGGATGTATTCTTCAATAACTCCTGGAACGGTATCAGGATTTAATATTAAATGACATATTCCGGTATTGATCAAATGTTCAGGCATACTACTAAAAGCGGCGGTATCAGGATCTTGTGCAATAACAAAACCATTATGCTTAGCAACAGCAACAGCTCCATGTGAACCATCAGAACCTGTACCTGAGAAAACAACTGCGATTGCGTGATCACCTTGAGATAAAGCCAAAGAATCAAAAAAAATATCGATAGGATAGCTTAAGGAGCCACTGCCCTTATCTATAAGCTTTAACAGACCTTTTTCCAGGCGCATAATTTTTTTAGGAGGAATGAGATATATCTTGTTTGCTTCTATAGGGGTGGTTTCTTGGACAATATTAACTTCGATATTGGTATAACGTCTAAGGATTTCATCCATAAAAGTTTTAAAGTCAGGTGACAAGTGCTGGATTATTACATAAGCAACACCACTTTTGAAGGAAATGTTTTGAACAAAAGCCTCAAGGGAAGCTACACCTCCGGCGGAGGCCCCAACCCCAGCTACAAAAAATGGTAAGTCCGGTTGTGACACCTGGCCATACTCGTTCATATTAATAACATCCTTATTATGCTCTCTTAGAATTGTAAAGGATTAATTTTTATTTGCAAATTTTACTACTATTGAACTGTTAAAATGGGGTCACCTTTGTTGATCTTAAGAGAATTCCTATACCGATTTAGATCACTCATTGATCATTCTTCCGATCTGTCTGTAATACTAAATCTGAGAGTCTTTTTTCTAAAACAGTTAAATCTTCTGTAAAGAAATAACTACTATCATAAGTGATATTTACCCAAATAATGGGATATGACATATTTTCGACTTCGATAGCTTCTTCTATGGCTTCCCGTTCATTATGTATGGCGCAGAGGGAATAACCTATTATCCTCCTCATATGCATTATGAAGACAGATCTTAAGTTTTTAATAGATTATTAGACAGAAGTCGATCTTACATGGATATATATTCCTCACTTTTTAAACTAAAAAATCCAAGTCCCACTACCCCTGTATCAGCTTAATAGAGTTAACAATACTAATTAAATTATTATACCCCTTTACCTTCTTTTATAGGAATATAAATTCACTAATAGATTCATCATCACGAACCCCAATGAACTGATCTATATGGTATTACAGAGTAAAGCATTCCAAGGTTCAGATAAATTATTAATTCTTGAAGGATTTAACAAAAGCAAAATGATCATTTGATGTTTCATTGTAAATTTCACAGGATATTAACTACAGACATTTAATCAACGGCCTTAACTTGAATAATCTTATCGACGGCAATAAAAAAGGTTTCACGCCCTTTCTTCAAGGTTAACCACTTATCATTCACCGAGAGTAAAACCCCTCTTGTAGGACCGAAGAAAAAATCAATACTAACAGAATAAACAGATATTTTACGATTAATAAGATTGTCTAACA from Spirochaeta cellobiosiphila DSM 17781 includes these protein-coding regions:
- a CDS encoding DUF6897 domain-containing protein, which gives rise to MINRVPRATMENKGEQMLDNLINRKISVYSVSIDFFFGPTRGVLLSVNDKWLTLKKGRETFFIAVDKIIQVKAVD